Proteins from one Mauremys mutica isolate MM-2020 ecotype Southern chromosome 14, ASM2049712v1, whole genome shotgun sequence genomic window:
- the DYNLRB2 gene encoding dynein light chain roadblock-type 2, translating to MAEVEETLKRIQAHKGVIGTIVVNAEGIPIRTTLDNSTTVQYAGLLHQLTMKARSTVRDIDPQNDLTFLRIRSKKHEIMVAPDKEYLLIVIQNPCE from the exons ATG GCAGAAGTAGAGGAAACACTAAAGAGGATTCAGGCACACAAAGGGGTTATTGGAACTATTGTTGTAAATGCAGAAG GAATTCCAATCAGAACAACCCTAGATAACTCTACAACAGTACAATATGCAGGTCTTCTTCATCAGCTCACAATGAAAGCGAGGAGCACAGTGAGAGATATAGATCCTCAGAATGATCTAACCTTTCTTCGGATCAGATCAAAGAAACACGAAATCATGGTAGCCCCAG ATAAGGAGTATCTTCTAATTGTTATTCAGAACCCATGTGAATAG